One window of the Oncorhynchus mykiss isolate Arlee chromosome 5, USDA_OmykA_1.1, whole genome shotgun sequence genome contains the following:
- the zgc:92140 gene encoding uncharacterized protein C1orf21 homolog — MGCTSAKQVSAVPSDEEGRGKAYSNGDLFTDEYKMKGVEEVKYMRGEEDRVNARNQENLEKTSLQYRGKPHKEGSGANANRTNIHTSESQQEFFRMLDEKIEKGQDYCSEEEEAEDGT, encoded by the exons ATGGGCTGCACCTCTGCTAAGCAGGTGTCGGCCGTGCCCAGCGACGAGGAGGGCCGGGGCAAGGCCTACAGCAACGGAGACCTCTTCACCG acgaGTACAAGATGAAAGGAGTGGAGGAGGTGAAGTACATGCGTGGAGAGGAGGACCGGGTGAACGCACGCAACCAGGAGAACCTG GAGAAGACCTCTTTACAGTACAGGGGGAAACCGCACAAAGAAGGCTCTGGAGCCAACGCCAACAGGACAAA TATCCACACATCAGAGAGCCAGCAGGAGTTCTTCAGGATGTTGGATGAGAAGATTGagaag GGACAAGACTACTGTTCAGAGGAAGAAGAGGCAGAGGATGGGACATAG